One segment of Paenibacillus rhizovicinus DNA contains the following:
- a CDS encoding beta-propeller fold lactonase family protein: MGLLLFFFRSKLQNNGWRAIKLTAGAAALAVMALLSGCSHSGDSASPAPQSGSSIVMSKDGDTLYIANGDTNTVSVVDAKERKVKKEISVGKEPRELALSADGSTLYVTCRYANSVEWVDIDKGTVLGTVKTGIEPYGIVESPDGKLLYVTNYRSGTVAVVDTESRAVLKEVKAGTNPRAVAIAADGGKLYVSDYLTSATTIFDTASMDPLSAKKLADSPDLPDRKKSQGKPNTVEQLRLTPDGKSLWEAHLLTNTDTPVQFEEVIFPALSVVDAQTGQEDAKSRKELFKAIDVKDKFGKTIIVSNPTDIVFSPDGNKAYALMGGSEDLLVFDIARGGRAGQIIHHLPGDLPIGMVMSKDGGSLYIHNSSSHDLTVVTLPPADEEGGQARVDGKPLKLIGQDRLNAQQRLGKTLFYSANSDDFALTGSNWMSCASCHSDGEVDQLSIMTAKGPRNIPSNVLAFETGLFMWDGSRDEFDDYIHTVQGEMGGLSDVDPAKPLPADAKKLFDALKAYMTMPDAFPVPQSPFRTEDGQLTADAERGKAIFEGKAQCVMCHAADVMTDSVKATGSDGKLTTDNTSFLHNVGTVNSADVDYGGDARGAFSNKRERGLFDTPTLRGVYATAPYLHDGSAATLEDVIKRAGDEHGHTSDLSEKEISDLVSYLKQIQ; encoded by the coding sequence ATGGGATTGCTCCTATTCTTCTTCCGGTCAAAATTACAAAATAACGGATGGCGGGCGATCAAACTAACGGCGGGTGCAGCTGCACTCGCCGTTATGGCGTTGTTAAGCGGCTGTTCGCATTCCGGTGATTCTGCCTCTCCCGCGCCCCAATCCGGCAGCAGCATTGTCATGAGCAAGGACGGGGATACGCTGTACATTGCAAATGGCGACACCAATACCGTGTCTGTCGTCGATGCCAAGGAACGCAAGGTGAAGAAAGAAATCTCCGTGGGCAAAGAACCGCGGGAGCTTGCATTATCGGCTGACGGTTCCACGCTGTACGTAACCTGCCGGTACGCCAATTCCGTGGAATGGGTGGATATCGATAAAGGAACCGTGCTCGGTACCGTGAAGACGGGAATCGAACCGTATGGAATCGTCGAAAGCCCGGACGGCAAGCTGCTGTACGTAACCAACTATCGATCCGGTACGGTGGCCGTTGTCGATACGGAATCCCGTGCCGTGCTCAAAGAAGTCAAGGCGGGGACTAATCCGCGCGCAGTCGCCATTGCGGCGGACGGCGGAAAGCTGTACGTGTCGGATTATTTGACGTCGGCTACGACGATTTTCGATACGGCGTCCATGGATCCGTTGAGCGCGAAGAAGCTTGCTGATTCTCCGGATTTGCCGGATCGGAAGAAGAGCCAGGGGAAGCCGAACACGGTGGAGCAGCTGCGGCTGACGCCGGACGGGAAGTCGCTGTGGGAAGCGCATCTGCTTACGAATACGGATACGCCGGTTCAGTTCGAGGAAGTGATCTTCCCAGCGCTGTCGGTCGTTGACGCGCAAACCGGCCAGGAAGATGCGAAGTCGCGCAAGGAACTTTTTAAAGCGATCGATGTGAAGGATAAATTCGGCAAGACGATTATCGTTTCCAACCCGACCGATATCGTATTCTCGCCTGACGGCAACAAAGCTTACGCGCTGATGGGGGGGAGCGAGGACTTGCTCGTCTTCGATATCGCCCGAGGCGGCAGGGCGGGTCAGATTATTCATCATTTGCCGGGAGACTTGCCGATCGGCATGGTCATGTCGAAGGATGGCGGCAGTCTGTACATTCACAACTCGAGCTCGCATGATTTGACCGTCGTGACGCTTCCGCCTGCGGACGAGGAAGGCGGCCAGGCACGCGTGGACGGCAAGCCGCTCAAGCTAATCGGTCAAGATCGGCTGAATGCGCAGCAGCGCCTGGGCAAGACGCTGTTCTACAGCGCCAACTCCGATGATTTCGCGCTTACGGGAAGCAACTGGATGAGCTGCGCGTCCTGCCATTCCGACGGTGAGGTCGATCAGTTGTCGATTATGACGGCCAAGGGGCCGCGAAACATTCCGAGCAACGTGCTGGCGTTCGAGACGGGCTTGTTTATGTGGGACGGCAGCCGGGATGAATTCGACGATTACATTCATACCGTGCAGGGCGAGATGGGCGGGTTGAGCGACGTGGATCCGGCTAAGCCGCTTCCTGCGGACGCGAAGAAACTGTTTGATGCCTTGAAGGCTTACATGACCATGCCGGATGCGTTCCCCGTGCCGCAAAGTCCGTTCCGGACCGAGGATGGACAATTGACGGCGGATGCGGAGCGCGGCAAAGCAATCTTCGAAGGCAAAGCGCAATGCGTGATGTGCCATGCTGCCGACGTCATGACCGACAGCGTGAAGGCAACCGGTTCAGACGGGAAGCTGACTACGGACAATACATCCTTCCTTCATAATGTCGGTACGGTCAACAGCGCGGACGTCGATTACGGCGGCGATGCCCGCGGAGCGTTTTCCAATAAGCGCGAGCGCGGCTTGTTCGATACGCCGACGCTCCGAGGCGTTTATGCAACGGCGCCTTATCTGCACGACGGCAGCGCCGCAACATTGGAGGACGTCATCAAACGCGCCGGAGACGAGCATGGGCACACGTCGGATTTGTCCGAGAAGGAAATCAGCGATCTTGTTTCTTATTTGAAGCAAATCCAATAA
- a CDS encoding permease, which yields MHEFQHIFISIIIEAFPFILLGVLVSAVLQVFVSDRLIAQLTPRNPIAGVLFGSLLGLLLPLCECGMIPIVRRLIRKGMPAYIGMVFIFAGPIINPIVFVSTFNAFRAEPSIAYARMGLAFAVCILLGMVLYAFMKRNPLKLGLQSFVSQGSRLPDDDNYQYNHGHVNGGIQDRIQATFTHASEELFDIGKYLIIGAFITALAQSALDPSLLHQVSGSPALASLFMMAAGFVLSLCSTSDAFVASSLHGIFGPGALLAFLVFGPMVDVKSLLLLFAAFRSKIVVVIVAFLIAAVWIGSMLTEKLVFGI from the coding sequence ATGCATGAATTCCAACATATTTTCATCAGCATCATTATAGAAGCTTTTCCGTTCATTCTGCTGGGCGTCCTCGTCTCGGCCGTGCTCCAAGTTTTCGTCTCGGATCGGCTCATCGCGCAGCTGACTCCGCGCAATCCGATCGCCGGCGTGCTGTTCGGAAGCCTGCTCGGCTTGCTGCTCCCCCTTTGCGAATGCGGCATGATACCCATCGTGCGCAGGCTCATTCGCAAAGGCATGCCCGCCTATATCGGCATGGTCTTCATATTCGCGGGGCCGATTATCAATCCGATCGTATTCGTCTCGACGTTCAATGCGTTCAGAGCCGAGCCTTCGATTGCCTACGCCCGAATGGGGCTGGCTTTTGCCGTATGCATACTGCTCGGAATGGTCCTCTACGCCTTCATGAAACGGAATCCCCTCAAGCTCGGTCTGCAGTCTTTCGTATCGCAAGGCTCGCGGCTGCCAGACGACGACAACTACCAATATAATCACGGACATGTGAACGGCGGGATTCAAGACCGCATCCAGGCGACGTTCACGCATGCTTCTGAGGAATTGTTCGATATCGGCAAATATTTGATCATCGGCGCATTCATCACCGCGCTCGCGCAGTCCGCGCTTGACCCTTCGCTGCTCCATCAAGTCAGCGGTTCGCCCGCGCTGGCGTCGCTCTTCATGATGGCGGCCGGATTCGTGCTCTCGCTCTGTTCGACCTCGGATGCCTTCGTCGCCTCGTCGCTGCACGGCATCTTCGGTCCCGGAGCGCTGCTCGCTTTCCTCGTCTTCGGCCCCATGGTCGATGTCAAAAGCCTGCTGCTGCTCTTCGCCGCCTTCCGCAGCAAGATCGTTGTCGTCATCGTCGCTTTTCTGATCGCCGCGGTATGGATCGGTTCGATGCTTACGGAGAAGCTCGTATTCGGAATCTGA
- a CDS encoding DUF1980 domain-containing protein — MITLSTKQRRNIVHHLIRCGILGAFGLYIVYLARTGTLVLFVEPNLAVPVKLSAIGLFATAIYQFQSAVQEWQGIEAAACDCNHEPPRSLLANLVVYTLFLLPLAIGIIF; from the coding sequence TTGATTACCCTGTCGACAAAACAACGCAGAAACATCGTTCATCATCTCATCCGATGCGGCATCCTTGGCGCGTTCGGACTCTATATCGTCTATCTCGCCCGCACGGGCACGCTCGTCCTGTTCGTCGAACCGAACCTTGCCGTCCCGGTTAAACTGTCCGCCATCGGCCTGTTTGCGACCGCTATCTATCAGTTCCAATCCGCCGTTCAGGAATGGCAGGGCATCGAAGCGGCCGCATGCGACTGTAACCACGAGCCGCCCCGTTCGCTGCTGGCCAACTTGGTGGTGTATACTTTGTTTCTGCTCCCGCTCGCAATCGGGATCATCTTCTAA
- a CDS encoding alpha/beta-type small acid-soluble spore protein has protein sequence MASNNSLVVPHAHAALDQMKYEVAREIGIAIPQDGYYGDMATRDAGAIGGNITRRLVQMAEMQLAGRASR, from the coding sequence ATGGCTTCCAACAACTCTCTGGTCGTCCCCCACGCACATGCGGCGCTCGATCAAATGAAGTATGAAGTAGCGCGCGAAATCGGTATCGCTATTCCCCAAGACGGATATTACGGCGACATGGCAACTCGCGACGCAGGCGCAATCGGCGGCAACATTACGCGCAGACTCGTGCAAATGGCTGAAATGCAACTTGCAGGCAGAGCTTCCCGTTAA
- a CDS encoding O-methyltransferase has protein sequence MELDAMTLARQVDFVFKQLEEELLHSLAGTVIIQIRNNVVGKYGVRHNPIESKNGRIGQSEQGMTREQVQAFRQMAVDSIKLKRNWTHGEILYDFSVRSGTWSASILFESNYNLANMFRYTPKYGQQALRETP, from the coding sequence ATGGAACTCGATGCAATGACATTGGCTCGGCAAGTTGATTTCGTATTTAAACAATTGGAAGAAGAACTGCTTCATTCTTTAGCGGGAACGGTCATCATTCAAATTCGGAATAACGTTGTCGGGAAATATGGCGTTCGCCACAATCCCATCGAGAGCAAGAACGGCCGTATTGGACAATCGGAACAGGGCATGACCCGCGAACAAGTTCAAGCATTCCGGCAAATGGCCGTCGATTCCATCAAGTTAAAGCGGAATTGGACGCATGGCGAGATTCTGTATGATTTCTCCGTCCGCTCCGGTACTTGGTCCGCAAGCATCCTGTTCGAAAGCAATTACAACCTGGCGAACATGTTCCGCTATACGCCGAAATACGGTCAACAGGCGCTGCGTGAAACGCCTTGA
- a CDS encoding methyl-accepting chemotaxis protein yields MQWFSALSVRNKLLTGCYAIVAIFSIALILGLLLTGGSILLGLSIMVIMAIITYPLAGVIERALTSSIQDMTSIAFSISKGDFTQRVDAASTASLGELGHSFNSMVDKLRDILKETSTISRVVNDTSRSIFDKNVALKQVMQQVASSAGELATGANEISEDVSDMAESIREIEDKVSAYTYSTKEMNQRSEQTLSLVSRGRQAVESQSQGMNRNVEATSQVASAIEDLAKKAQGISSITRTISDLAEQTNLLSLNASIEAARAGEHGRGFAVVAQEVRKLAEESTSSTKEVFTLVRDIDAGVQQAIQNIKVNEEVVHMQLQMLHDSEHIFTEIVTSVEFITTQIAQFSRESDAMLESARKISGSIQSISAITQQSAAGTEQVSASMNEHIGSVQAVVEETEKMQQIVMQLQRTMSIFKI; encoded by the coding sequence ATGCAATGGTTCTCTGCATTATCGGTTCGGAATAAGCTGCTAACAGGCTGCTATGCGATCGTAGCCATCTTTTCAATTGCGCTTATACTTGGTTTGCTCCTTACGGGCGGCAGCATTCTTCTAGGCCTCTCCATAATGGTCATTATGGCAATTATCACCTATCCTTTAGCCGGCGTAATAGAGAGAGCGCTTACATCCTCCATTCAAGACATGACATCCATTGCGTTCAGCATTTCCAAAGGCGACTTTACGCAGCGGGTCGATGCCGCTTCTACCGCTTCGCTCGGCGAGCTCGGCCATTCGTTCAACAGCATGGTGGACAAGCTGCGCGATATCCTCAAAGAAACCTCGACCATCTCCAGAGTCGTGAACGATACGAGCCGCAGCATCTTCGATAAGAACGTCGCGCTCAAGCAAGTGATGCAGCAGGTTGCTTCCTCGGCCGGCGAGCTCGCTACGGGCGCAAACGAAATCTCCGAGGACGTCTCCGATATGGCGGAATCCATCCGCGAGATCGAAGATAAAGTAAGCGCATATACCTACTCGACCAAAGAGATGAATCAGCGTTCGGAGCAGACCCTGAGCCTCGTTTCCCGCGGCAGGCAGGCGGTCGAAAGCCAGTCGCAAGGGATGAACCGCAACGTGGAAGCGACTTCCCAAGTTGCCTCCGCCATCGAAGATCTGGCGAAGAAGGCGCAAGGCATCTCTTCCATCACGCGCACGATTTCGGATTTGGCCGAACAGACCAACCTGCTGTCGCTCAACGCTTCCATCGAAGCGGCGCGCGCAGGCGAGCACGGCCGGGGCTTTGCGGTCGTCGCGCAGGAGGTGCGCAAGCTTGCCGAGGAATCCACTTCGTCCACGAAAGAGGTATTCACGCTCGTCCGCGACATCGATGCCGGCGTACAGCAAGCGATCCAGAACATCAAGGTCAACGAAGAAGTCGTACATATGCAGCTGCAGATGCTGCACGACTCGGAACATATTTTCACGGAAATCGTGACAAGCGTCGAATTCATAACCACCCAAATCGCCCAGTTCTCTCGCGAAAGCGATGCGATGCTGGAGAGCGCCCGCAAAATCTCCGGCTCCATCCAGAGTATCTCCGCCATCACGCAGCAATCCGCGGCAGGCACGGAGCAAGTGTCGGCTTCCATGAACGAACATATCGGATCCGTTCAAGCCGTCGTCGAAGAGACCGAGAAAATGCAGCAAATCGTCATGCAGCTGCAGCGCACGATGTCCATCTTCAAAATCTGA
- a CDS encoding SGNH/GDSL hydrolase family protein, which produces MRIGKNEKLVMIGDSITDCERARPVGEGLFNAIGRGYVGVVDALLTSTYPELGIRVVNIGTSGNTVRDLEARWQTDVLDLKPDWLSIMIGTNDVWRQFDSPTMRESHVLLEEYEEKLEALVASTLPRLKGLVLMTPFFIEPNPNDRMRAQMDLYGAAVKRIAAKYDTLFIDTQEAFNRVLEHLYSGTLAWDRVHPNQAGHAVLARAFLQSVGYEYAKGL; this is translated from the coding sequence ATGCGTATTGGCAAAAACGAGAAGCTGGTCATGATCGGCGACTCCATTACGGATTGCGAACGTGCAAGACCTGTCGGCGAAGGACTGTTTAACGCGATCGGCAGAGGCTATGTAGGCGTCGTGGATGCGCTGCTCACATCGACATACCCGGAGCTCGGCATCCGCGTCGTGAATATTGGGACTAGCGGCAACACGGTCCGCGATCTCGAGGCGCGCTGGCAGACCGACGTTCTGGACTTGAAACCGGACTGGCTGTCCATCATGATCGGAACGAATGACGTTTGGCGTCAATTCGATTCTCCGACGATGAGGGAATCGCATGTCTTGCTGGAAGAGTATGAAGAGAAGCTGGAGGCGCTTGTCGCAAGCACGCTGCCGCGGCTGAAGGGACTCGTCCTCATGACGCCGTTCTTCATCGAGCCGAATCCGAACGACCGGATGCGGGCGCAGATGGATCTGTACGGCGCCGCGGTCAAACGGATCGCCGCCAAATACGATACGCTGTTCATCGATACGCAGGAAGCGTTTAACCGCGTGCTGGAGCATCTGTATTCCGGGACGCTCGCATGGGACCGCGTGCATCCTAACCAAGCCGGCCATGCCGTGCTGGCGCGCGCCTTCCTGCAGTCGGTCGGATACGAATACGCTAAAGGCCTATAA
- a CDS encoding acetylxylan esterase → MPTIDMPLKDLQAYSGINPKPSDFDAYWERALTEMRGLDPAIELVPSAFQTPTAECFDLYFTGVKGARIHAKYARPRHSQQPHPAVVQFHGYSGNAGEWADKLSIVSLGFSIFSLDCRGQGGSSEDTGGVIGNTLNGHIIRGLDGHPDNLLFRHIFLDCAQLAGIAIDSPEVDPERVYAMGGSQGGALTIACASLEPRIKKLAPVFPFLSDYRRVWEMDLAKDAYSELKTFFRHFDPQHVREDEIFTKLGYIDIQHLANRIQGEVMMAVGLMDTICPPSTQFAAYNKITAPKRLEIYPDFGHEGLPGFNDKTIQFFLGEY, encoded by the coding sequence ATGCCAACAATCGATATGCCGCTGAAAGACTTGCAAGCGTATTCAGGAATCAATCCGAAACCTTCCGACTTCGATGCTTACTGGGAACGGGCGCTGACCGAAATGCGGGGCCTGGACCCTGCGATCGAACTCGTGCCAAGCGCGTTCCAAACACCGACAGCCGAATGTTTCGATCTTTATTTCACGGGCGTCAAAGGCGCACGCATTCATGCCAAATATGCCAGACCGCGCCATTCGCAGCAGCCGCATCCGGCCGTCGTGCAGTTTCATGGTTACTCCGGCAATGCGGGAGAATGGGCAGATAAACTAAGTATCGTTTCGCTCGGCTTCTCCATCTTCTCGCTCGACTGCCGGGGGCAAGGCGGCTCTTCCGAGGATACGGGCGGCGTTATCGGGAACACGCTGAACGGCCATATTATCCGCGGGTTGGACGGCCATCCGGACAATCTGCTGTTCCGTCACATCTTCTTGGACTGCGCGCAATTGGCCGGAATCGCCATCGACAGCCCGGAAGTCGATCCGGAGCGCGTATACGCGATGGGCGGATCGCAGGGCGGAGCGCTCACGATCGCTTGCGCCTCGCTTGAGCCGAGAATCAAGAAGCTTGCGCCTGTCTTCCCATTCCTCAGCGATTATCGCCGCGTGTGGGAAATGGATTTGGCGAAGGATGCGTATTCGGAATTGAAAACGTTCTTCCGTCACTTCGATCCGCAGCATGTGCGCGAAGATGAGATTTTCACGAAGCTTGGCTACATCGACATTCAGCATCTGGCTAACCGGATTCAAGGCGAGGTTATGATGGCTGTCGGCTTGATGGACACCATCTGTCCGCCGTCCACGCAGTTTGCGGCCTACAATAAGATCACCGCGCCGAAGCGGCTGGAAATCTATCCGGATTTCGGACATGAGGGCTTACCGGGATTTAATGACAAGACGATTCAGTTCTTCCTGGGAGAATACTAA
- a CDS encoding polysaccharide deacetylase family protein, which translates to MRMFRGPRKALLLALAWTLLSSGSADASLQGGAVRVRAASDPPAGSSQGQSQHKLQRLQLPAEPSVDENAFSAQTRKRKKRNRAKPISWVALQQQYPGSFVIWGPRRYRRVALTFDDVPDPRYTPQVLETLARYKVRATFFVVGQRAAAHPALVRRMVREGHIVGNHSLNHPVFSRISLYAMQQQISRTDWTLRPLVGYSPRFVRPPYGEIVPAQVEWLRSQGYTVVNWDVDSQDWRSLDSQSILINIRRTLQPGSIILQHAGGGEGQDLSGTIAALPRLIKLLRSKGYVIVTLPELLGRPAGRKLQ; encoded by the coding sequence ATGCGGATGTTTCGGGGACCGCGGAAAGCGCTGCTGCTCGCGCTGGCATGGACGCTATTGTCCTCCGGTTCTGCGGACGCGTCGTTACAGGGAGGGGCCGTACGCGTACGGGCCGCATCGGATCCCCCTGCTGGCAGCAGCCAGGGCCAGAGCCAGCACAAGCTTCAAAGGCTGCAGCTTCCCGCCGAGCCCTCAGTCGATGAGAACGCCTTCTCTGCCCAGACGCGCAAGCGCAAGAAGCGAAATCGCGCCAAGCCGATATCCTGGGTCGCCCTGCAGCAGCAGTATCCAGGCTCCTTCGTGATTTGGGGACCCCGGCGCTACCGCCGAGTCGCGCTCACGTTCGATGACGTGCCCGATCCCAGATATACGCCGCAAGTGCTTGAAACGCTTGCCCGCTATAAAGTGAGGGCCACCTTCTTCGTCGTCGGCCAGCGAGCGGCAGCCCATCCCGCTCTTGTGCGCCGCATGGTCAGGGAAGGCCATATCGTCGGCAATCATTCCTTGAATCATCCCGTCTTCTCCAGAATCTCGCTTTATGCCATGCAGCAGCAAATTTCACGAACGGATTGGACGCTTCGGCCCCTCGTCGGCTACAGCCCGCGTTTCGTTCGTCCGCCTTACGGCGAAATCGTGCCTGCACAGGTAGAATGGCTGAGAAGCCAGGGATACACGGTCGTGAACTGGGATGTCGATTCCCAGGATTGGCGCAGCTTGGACAGCCAGTCCATCTTGATTAATATCCGCAGAACGCTGCAGCCGGGCTCCATCATTCTGCAGCATGCCGGCGGGGGCGAGGGACAAGATCTGTCCGGAACCATTGCCGCACTGCCGCGGCTGATCAAATTGCTGCGCAGCAAAGGCTACGTTATCGTCACGTTGCCCGAGCTGCTCGGACGGCCAGCCGGACGCAAGCTCCAATGA
- a CDS encoding 3D domain-containing protein: protein MNHIWKKGIATAVLGIAILTQTHAANAQAMYKANEEDTFWKLSNKFGVTVNSLMQANPFVDAANIYEGLQLVIPDSAHAASARVEGPIATKEKPAAAKKMEAVKPAPKAVAAEAKSPEAPKAAKKVAKTAVKTTAKQTKKTASKQAQAKTAKRVAAKKPELDHVSVNGKSYVYTDVMQVKASAYTAAASENGWGPVDYFGNPLKLGTIAVDPDVIPMGSKVYITGYDYNGLPSGGMMAVATDQGSAINGNRIDIFVPQSQKSASAFGFQNVKVFILN from the coding sequence ATGAATCACATCTGGAAGAAGGGCATTGCAACGGCGGTGCTCGGCATTGCCATTCTCACGCAGACGCACGCGGCGAACGCGCAGGCCATGTACAAGGCGAATGAAGAGGATACGTTCTGGAAACTGTCGAACAAGTTCGGCGTAACGGTCAATTCGCTCATGCAAGCCAATCCATTCGTGGACGCGGCCAACATCTACGAAGGGCTGCAGCTCGTTATTCCTGATTCCGCCCATGCAGCATCCGCGCGGGTCGAAGGGCCGATCGCGACCAAGGAGAAGCCGGCGGCAGCAAAGAAAATGGAAGCCGTCAAACCGGCTCCAAAAGCCGTAGCGGCTGAAGCAAAATCGCCTGAAGCGCCGAAGGCAGCTAAGAAAGTCGCGAAAACCGCGGTGAAAACGACCGCCAAGCAGACGAAGAAGACGGCATCGAAACAGGCACAAGCAAAGACGGCCAAGAGAGTCGCGGCGAAGAAGCCTGAGCTCGATCACGTGAGCGTCAACGGCAAGTCGTACGTGTACACGGACGTCATGCAGGTAAAAGCAAGCGCCTATACGGCCGCGGCCTCGGAGAACGGCTGGGGACCGGTCGACTACTTTGGAAACCCGTTGAAGCTTGGAACGATCGCGGTCGATCCGGACGTCATTCCAATGGGCAGCAAAGTGTACATTACAGGCTATGATTACAATGGACTTCCGTCCGGCGGAATGATGGCCGTGGCAACCGATCAAGGCAGCGCGATCAACGGTAACCGGATCGATATTTTCGTTCCGCAATCCCAGAAGTCGGCAAGCGCGTTCGGATTCCAGAACGTCAAAGTGTTTATTCTTAATTAG